One segment of Nostoc flagelliforme CCNUN1 DNA contains the following:
- a CDS encoding fatty acid desaturase family protein, whose product MKVSTDQTLIHQKIYAKELRSLIPPEAFIPDPSKLVILFINLTILILGWMIAARLDCWSPSLLWLYLPLSIIMGNSVVALLFSTHDLMHGSVIKNARLTYIISFLGLTMLWMPPTLWKAVHNRVHHNHTNDLGDPDRNYLYEQSSTWGKWIQDLFVPSSEVNPIWFTVGLTSAWGVHTFRNLTSVLFFNRESVDYVPAAFTVSAKDRRAIAGELLMMIIIHLSILAYLGFEPLKLILGYFLPIGIGYGGIIFYIYTNHLLCRMTSVNDPLINSMSLRVYKIFDLLHLNFSHHTEHHIFPGMNSDYYFIVRDLLETHYSEQFNLLDAGEAWNLLLQTPRHYKDENTLTDWSGKKSVPCSTSDNSKS is encoded by the coding sequence ATGAAGGTTAGTACTGATCAAACACTGATTCACCAGAAAATATATGCGAAAGAATTACGTTCTCTCATTCCACCTGAAGCATTTATCCCAGATCCTAGTAAATTAGTTATCTTGTTCATTAATCTGACAATTTTGATACTAGGCTGGATGATAGCGGCTCGGTTAGATTGTTGGTCGCCATCTCTTTTATGGCTTTATCTCCCTCTAAGCATCATTATGGGTAATAGCGTGGTTGCCTTACTATTTAGCACCCACGATCTGATGCATGGTAGCGTGATTAAAAACGCCCGGTTAACCTATATTATTAGCTTTCTAGGGCTAACAATGTTGTGGATGCCACCAACATTGTGGAAAGCAGTTCATAACCGAGTACATCATAATCACACTAATGATTTGGGCGATCCGGATCGCAATTACTTATATGAACAGTCTTCAACCTGGGGAAAATGGATTCAGGATTTATTTGTGCCTTCTAGTGAAGTCAATCCTATATGGTTCACAGTAGGATTGACTTCAGCTTGGGGAGTACATACTTTTCGCAATCTGACATCTGTGCTATTTTTCAATCGTGAATCCGTCGATTATGTTCCTGCTGCATTTACAGTTAGTGCCAAAGATCGTCGAGCGATCGCAGGGGAATTATTGATGATGATAATAATTCATCTCAGCATCTTAGCCTATCTAGGATTTGAACCCCTTAAACTCATACTTGGTTACTTTTTACCTATTGGAATTGGCTATGGTGGGATAATTTTTTATATTTATACCAATCATTTGCTTTGTAGGATGACCAGCGTTAATGATCCACTGATTAATAGTATGTCTCTCCGGGTTTATAAAATTTTTGACCTGTTGCATTTAAATTTCTCTCACCATACTGAACATCATATTTTTCCAGGAATGAACTCTGACTATTATTTTATAGTTAGGGATTTGTTGGAAACTCACTATTCTGAACAATTTAATTTATTAGATGCAGGGGAGGCTTGGAACTTGCTGCTGCAAACTCCCCGGCATTATAAAGATGAAAATACTCTTACAGATTGGTCAGGTAAAAAGTCTGTTCCCTGTTCTACAAGCGACAATTCAAAGAGTTAA
- a CDS encoding FdhF/YdeP family oxidoreductase produces the protein MLPKPKKHWTPSNWASWKPFGIGEQYPNNYWEVFRAIWLSREKLPYAWNILDKGVCDGCALGTTGMKDWTLDGIHLCNVRLRLLRMNTMPAFDPVLLEDVSQLQKQKSAQLRDLGRLPYPMIRQRGEKGFHRVSWDEALGVISDRIRSTTPDRLSFYVTSRGTVNETYYATQKAVRAMGSNNIDNAARICHSPSTAGLKAALGAGATTCSYKDWIGTDLLVFIGSNVANNQPVTVKYLHYAKKAGTRIVVINTYREPGMERYWVPSIVESAVFGTKFAEDFFLINMGGDIAFLNGTIKHIIANNWVDGSFIDLYTDGFAELKASLENQSWEELERLSGTSREEMYAFAKMVKEANKAVFVWSMGITQHECGEDNVRSIINLALTKGFVGREGCGLMPIRGHSGVQGGAEMGCYATVFPGGKPITPENAAQLSQHWDFEVPASKGLIAPEMINAAHQGELDVLVSVGGNFLEVLPEPDYVEAALKQIPLRVHIDIVLSSQMLVEPADTVVLLPATTRYEIPGGVTETNTERRVIFSPEIPGPRIGEARPEWEVFLELARRVKPDLADKLAFADTAAIRQEIAQVVPQYAGIQHLQQAGDQFQYGGSHLCFGWNFPTSDGKAHFGVLLPRQRELPEGYFLLATRRGKQFNSMVQERKDAITGAMREAVLMNAADAAHLGLKDSDRVILKNDLGELLCQVYIAPIQSGNLQVHWPEGNVLLDKSKRSLEGVPDYNAIVRLEKI, from the coding sequence ATGTTACCTAAACCTAAAAAGCACTGGACACCTTCAAATTGGGCAAGTTGGAAGCCTTTTGGCATTGGCGAACAGTATCCCAATAATTATTGGGAGGTATTTCGGGCAATCTGGCTGTCTCGTGAGAAACTACCTTATGCGTGGAATATTCTTGATAAAGGTGTCTGCGATGGTTGCGCTCTCGGAACAACCGGGATGAAGGATTGGACTTTAGATGGTATTCATCTCTGCAATGTCAGGTTGCGGCTGTTGCGGATGAATACTATGCCAGCTTTTGACCCTGTGCTATTGGAAGATGTTTCGCAGTTACAAAAGCAAAAAAGTGCCCAATTACGTGACTTGGGAAGACTCCCGTACCCGATGATCCGTCAACGAGGCGAAAAAGGCTTTCACCGTGTGAGTTGGGATGAAGCTTTAGGAGTAATTAGCGATCGCATCCGCTCCACTACACCAGACCGCCTCAGTTTCTATGTTACCAGTCGCGGTACTGTCAACGAAACTTATTATGCTACCCAAAAAGCTGTGCGGGCAATGGGAAGCAATAATATTGATAATGCTGCCCGCATTTGCCATTCCCCCAGCACGGCGGGACTGAAAGCTGCTCTCGGTGCAGGGGCTACGACTTGTTCTTATAAAGACTGGATTGGAACAGATTTATTAGTCTTCATTGGCTCTAATGTTGCTAACAATCAGCCTGTTACCGTCAAGTATCTGCATTACGCTAAAAAAGCTGGTACGAGGATTGTAGTTATTAATACTTACCGCGAACCAGGAATGGAGCGCTACTGGGTTCCCTCAATTGTAGAAAGTGCCGTTTTCGGTACAAAGTTTGCCGAAGACTTCTTCTTAATTAACATGGGCGGGGATATAGCATTTTTGAATGGCACTATTAAACATATAATCGCTAACAACTGGGTAGACGGGTCATTTATAGATTTATATACAGATGGCTTTGCTGAACTCAAAGCATCGTTAGAAAATCAATCTTGGGAAGAATTAGAGCGGCTTTCTGGAACATCTCGCGAGGAAATGTACGCCTTTGCCAAAATGGTCAAAGAAGCGAATAAAGCCGTATTTGTTTGGAGTATGGGCATCACTCAGCATGAATGCGGTGAAGATAATGTGCGAAGTATTATCAACTTAGCTCTCACCAAAGGTTTTGTCGGTCGGGAAGGCTGCGGTTTAATGCCAATTCGCGGTCACTCTGGGGTGCAGGGTGGCGCAGAGATGGGATGTTACGCGACAGTATTTCCTGGTGGTAAACCTATTACTCCAGAAAATGCTGCCCAATTGAGTCAGCATTGGGATTTTGAAGTGCCAGCAAGTAAAGGTTTAATTGCTCCAGAAATGATTAACGCCGCACATCAAGGGGAATTAGATGTGTTGGTTTCTGTGGGCGGGAATTTTTTAGAAGTGCTGCCAGAACCAGATTATGTGGAAGCGGCGCTGAAGCAAATACCGTTGCGGGTACATATAGATATTGTTCTCTCCAGCCAGATGTTAGTGGAACCTGCTGATACTGTGGTGCTTTTACCCGCGACAACTCGCTATGAAATACCAGGGGGAGTCACAGAAACTAACACCGAACGCAGGGTAATTTTCAGTCCAGAGATTCCGGGGCCGCGCATTGGAGAAGCGCGTCCTGAGTGGGAAGTGTTTTTAGAATTGGCAAGGCGGGTAAAACCAGATTTGGCAGATAAGCTGGCTTTTGCTGACACAGCTGCTATCCGTCAAGAAATTGCTCAAGTTGTCCCGCAATATGCTGGTATTCAACACTTACAGCAGGCTGGCGATCAGTTTCAATATGGTGGATCACATTTGTGCTTTGGTTGGAATTTCCCTACATCGGATGGGAAGGCACATTTTGGCGTATTATTGCCACGCCAAAGAGAATTACCAGAGGGTTATTTTTTATTAGCAACGCGCCGAGGTAAACAATTTAATAGTATGGTGCAAGAACGCAAGGATGCAATTACTGGGGCAATGCGAGAGGCGGTGCTAATGAATGCTGCTGATGCGGCACATTTGGGTTTAAAAGATAGCGATCGCGTCATTCTTAAGAATGATTTAGGCGAGTTGCTCTGTCAAGTCTACATTGCGCCAATTCAGTCAGGAAACTTGCAAGTGCATTGGCCAGAAGGGAATGTGCTATTAGATAAAAGTAAGCGATCGCTTGAAGGTGTACCTGATTATAATGCGATCGTGCGGTTGGAAAAAATCTGA
- a CDS encoding orange carotenoid protein N-terminal domain-containing protein: MTYTADEATKPALETFQGFDVDTQLALLWFGYLDLKEQLNPAPPESVEAIAKAVFDQIQELSQEEQLQAQRDIINGASQTYNSLSPNAKLDVWLLLAQGMDNGSVIQVPSDYQLPGETDEFVALIKKLEFEQRVNFMLSVVQGFGS; encoded by the coding sequence ATGACTTACACAGCTGATGAAGCAACAAAACCAGCTTTAGAAACTTTTCAAGGCTTTGATGTAGATACTCAGCTAGCCCTACTTTGGTTCGGTTATCTTGATCTTAAAGAGCAGCTAAACCCAGCACCTCCTGAAAGCGTAGAAGCTATAGCTAAAGCAGTGTTTGACCAAATCCAAGAGTTGTCTCAAGAAGAGCAACTGCAAGCACAACGGGACATTATTAATGGTGCAAGCCAAACCTATAATAGTCTAAGTCCCAATGCTAAATTAGACGTTTGGCTACTGCTGGCACAAGGAATGGACAATGGAAGCGTCATCCAAGTACCGTCCGACTATCAACTACCTGGTGAAACGGATGAATTTGTCGCATTGATCAAAAAGCTAGAGTTTGAGCAGCGCGTTAATTTTATGTTGAGTGTGGTGCAAGGGTTCGGTAGTTAA
- a CDS encoding VOC family protein, producing MTQEQQTAIEGIYEVCIGIPEPISAIQYWEQFGYRIGEMGELTAHVANQLYGVNSSLRSIRLYHQNADHGLIRLMVWQNPTHESLGTASMKIKGNRWATSLTADVLNILNHIEDAKAAGLPIRYTHPYWEVIYNKERKSRPFIEPAVGVREMLLLQPLVRQVLFQRFGYTLPHYGQVNHNAALKTSQFTHMGIIVQDDSKETLKFYEDVLGLLRVRDDVETSYESSPAGRAIFDLNPGEKFIVTTFDDPRSSKSDLMAARSGRLYIIRFPESINLESRFEAAQPGSLGMSLYTYRVKGIQEYCDRIKASTVQKVTNIISNEFGETSFSFVAPDGYFWTLLESNSILVG from the coding sequence ATGACTCAAGAACAACAAACCGCAATTGAAGGTATTTATGAAGTCTGTATCGGTATCCCAGAGCCAATTTCTGCAATTCAGTATTGGGAGCAATTTGGCTATCGCATTGGTGAAATGGGTGAATTAACCGCACATGTAGCCAATCAATTATATGGGGTGAATTCATCTTTACGCTCAATCCGCCTCTACCACCAAAATGCAGATCATGGTTTGATTCGGCTGATGGTTTGGCAAAACCCCACCCATGAAAGTTTGGGAACAGCGTCAATGAAAATTAAGGGAAATCGCTGGGCGACAAGCTTAACGGCAGATGTTTTAAATATTTTAAATCATATAGAGGATGCTAAAGCGGCAGGTTTGCCTATTAGGTACACTCATCCTTATTGGGAAGTCATCTACAACAAAGAGAGGAAAAGCCGTCCTTTTATTGAGCCAGCAGTTGGTGTACGAGAAATGCTGCTACTACAACCCTTAGTTCGACAGGTTTTATTTCAACGGTTTGGCTATACACTGCCGCATTACGGACAAGTTAACCATAATGCTGCACTCAAGACTAGTCAGTTTACCCACATGGGAATCATCGTTCAAGATGACAGCAAAGAAACGCTGAAGTTTTATGAAGACGTTTTGGGTTTGCTGCGTGTGCGTGATGATGTCGAAACTAGCTATGAATCTTCACCAGCAGGCCGAGCTATTTTTGACCTTAACCCTGGTGAAAAATTTATTGTCACGACCTTTGATGATCCCCGTTCTTCTAAGTCTGACCTGATGGCCGCACGTAGTGGTAGACTTTACATTATTCGATTCCCAGAATCTATTAATTTGGAATCGCGCTTTGAAGCAGCCCAACCTGGTAGCTTGGGTATGTCTTTATATACCTATCGGGTAAAGGGAATACAGGAGTATTGCGATCGCATCAAAGCAAGTACTGTACAAAAAGTTACAAACATCATTAGTAATGAGTTTGGTGAGACGAGTTTTTCCTTCGTTGCGCCAGATGGCTACTTCTGGACTTTGCTAGAAAGTAATTCAATACTTGTCGGTTAA
- a CDS encoding PEP-CTERM sorting domain-containing protein: MFPQLVLAASLTLALVTVNTKSVSAAIINYAFTVDSPVNKGNGFFSFDDSTFSNEVNPVAAIKSLSFQFEGDTVYAEQDDTKYPDFPLVFPATSSTGETYFALDYLFNDKSNPSSSISYEIIGEDFTSFSRTSPDAELISGRVSYTQVPEPTPLVGALFACSLGWMMKRRVASMKKVKV; this comes from the coding sequence TTGTTTCCACAATTAGTGCTTGCTGCTAGTCTTACTTTAGCCCTTGTTACTGTAAATACAAAATCTGTATCTGCTGCAATTATTAATTATGCTTTCACAGTTGATAGCCCGGTAAATAAGGGAAATGGCTTTTTTAGCTTTGATGACTCAACTTTCAGCAATGAAGTTAATCCAGTAGCGGCCATTAAGTCACTCTCTTTCCAATTTGAGGGTGATACCGTTTACGCTGAACAAGATGATACCAAATATCCAGATTTTCCTCTTGTCTTTCCAGCCACATCTTCAACAGGAGAAACGTATTTTGCATTAGATTATTTATTCAATGATAAATCTAATCCTTCTAGTTCTATTAGTTACGAAATCATCGGTGAGGATTTTACAAGTTTCTCTAGAACTTCTCCAGATGCTGAACTCATATCTGGTAGAGTTTCGTATACACAAGTACCTGAACCTACACCTTTAGTTGGCGCTCTTTTTGCTTGTAGCCTTGGCTGGATGATGAAGAGAAGGGTTGCATCAATGAAAAAGGTTAAAGTCTAG
- a CDS encoding IS1 family transposase yields MHCPKCNSKNVVKNGCTHYGKQRLKCQNCGRQFVENPTRQPINHSTRELIDKLLLERVSLAAMPSATPRANARVTGVSLRWLQYYVNQKYYQVSKSVEVTKKKPGRLVIQIDEMWSYVGSKANKQWIWLAIDSETREIVGVYVGDRSAQAAKQLWRSLPPVYRQCAVCYTDFWEAYKQVLPSKRHCAVGKDSGQTSYIERLNNTLRQRVSRLVRKTLSFSKSLDNHIGSVWYFVHHYNASLRS; encoded by the coding sequence ATGCATTGCCCTAAATGCAACTCGAAAAACGTTGTTAAAAACGGATGTACTCACTACGGAAAACAACGTTTAAAATGCCAAAATTGTGGACGACAGTTTGTTGAAAACCCAACCAGACAACCAATCAACCACTCAACACGTGAGTTAATAGATAAACTCTTACTTGAACGGGTATCATTGGCCGCGATGCCTTCGGCAACGCCAAGGGCGAACGCTCGCGTTACTGGTGTCTCACTGCGTTGGTTACAATACTATGTAAATCAGAAATATTACCAAGTTAGCAAATCTGTTGAAGTTACTAAAAAAAAACCAGGTCGGTTGGTTATCCAGATTGATGAGATGTGGTCTTATGTGGGGTCAAAAGCGAATAAGCAGTGGATATGGCTTGCCATCGACTCTGAAACACGAGAAATTGTCGGAGTATATGTTGGAGATCGTTCCGCTCAAGCGGCAAAACAATTATGGCGATCGCTTCCGCCAGTGTATCGTCAATGTGCAGTTTGTTACACAGATTTTTGGGAGGCTTACAAACAAGTATTACCTAGTAAACGGCATTGTGCAGTTGGTAAGGATAGTGGTCAGACAAGCTATATTGAACGATTAAATAACACTTTACGCCAACGAGTTTCACGCTTAGTACGTAAAACATTGTCATTCTCAAAATCACTTGACAATCATATCGGGTCAGTCTGGTATTTTGTTCATCACTATAACGCTAGTTTACGAAGTTAA
- a CDS encoding chlorophyll a/b-binding protein: MTGFKNPAPIVSEDPNAVRFGFTPQSENWNGRLAMIGFLSAILIEAFSGQGLLHFWGIL; this comes from the coding sequence ATGACAGGTTTTAAGAATCCTGCGCCTATTGTTTCAGAAGATCCTAATGCTGTGCGTTTTGGCTTCACTCCTCAGAGTGAAAACTGGAACGGTCGTCTTGCAATGATTGGTTTTCTATCTGCCATTTTGATTGAAGCTTTTTCTGGTCAAGGCTTACTCCATTTCTGGGGCATCCTCTAA
- a CDS encoding IS5/IS1182 family transposase: MTKIRFELSAKPSKQEKKDQGKSGFVPVAARWVIERSNAWMERCKILVKNFERTLANATAKVNLCFIRLMVKRLAAPSKMSNGFYTAAIFF; this comes from the coding sequence ATGACGAAAATCAGGTTTGAACTTTCGGCAAAACCATCGAAACAAGAAAAGAAAGACCAAGGTAAATCTGGGTTTGTTCCGGTTGCAGCGAGGTGGGTCATTGAGCGGTCAAATGCTTGGATGGAAAGATGCAAAATCCTCGTCAAAAACTTTGAGAGAACTTTAGCTAATGCGACTGCCAAGGTTAATCTTTGTTTTATTCGGTTGATGGTTAAGAGGCTTGCTGCACCTTCAAAGATGTCAAATGGGTTCTATACAGCCGCCATATTTTTCTAA
- a CDS encoding alkaline phosphatase D family protein: MVDYRNFEQFLHSRMKRRNLIIGAGALSGLAIANQFSPQRAIATSRFSNYPFTLGVASGEPYPTSVVIWTRLAPEPLDGGGMPPVNVPIRWEVATDLDMRRIVSRGTVLATPELAHSVRVVVEGLQSDTWYWYRFLVGQDASPIGRTRTAPLANSYLNKFNFALVSCQHYEQGYYTAYKYLAKEDLSLVVHVGDYIYEGGITEDRPRKHNGSEIFTLEDYRNRHALYKTDTNLQAAHAAFPWIVTWDDHEVENNYANDISQVDTEPDQDRVIFLQRRAVAYQAYYEHMPLRPFSRPVGPDMQLYRRLSFGNLATFHVLDTRQYRTDQPCDDGTKERCPENLDPNATITGKAQENWLFDGLNSSQSKWNVLAQQVPIAQRDMTPGEGGTYSMDKWDGYVASRDRLMAFLGQRQPSNPVSLAGDVHSHWAMNLKANFDNPKSATVGSEFVCSSITSGGDGADTNPTVEAYLPDNPHIKFFNNQRGYVRCALTPTTWKTDYLVLSNVTTPFGTISKRASFVVEDGRPEIQQA; encoded by the coding sequence ATGGTAGATTACCGGAATTTTGAGCAGTTCCTGCACAGTCGAATGAAACGACGCAACTTAATTATCGGGGCAGGAGCATTGTCTGGTTTAGCGATCGCTAACCAATTTTCTCCTCAAAGAGCGATCGCCACAAGCAGATTTTCCAATTATCCTTTCACTTTAGGTGTAGCGTCGGGTGAACCCTATCCTACCAGCGTAGTGATCTGGACTCGTCTTGCTCCTGAACCCTTAGACGGAGGTGGAATGCCACCTGTAAATGTGCCAATTCGCTGGGAAGTAGCAACTGATCTCGATATGAGGCGTATTGTCTCCAGAGGTACGGTACTGGCAACTCCAGAACTAGCTCACTCAGTTCGAGTTGTGGTAGAAGGGCTTCAATCTGATACTTGGTACTGGTATCGGTTTCTTGTCGGCCAAGATGCTAGCCCCATTGGTCGCACTCGTACAGCGCCTTTAGCAAATAGTTACTTAAATAAATTTAACTTTGCCCTTGTTTCTTGTCAGCACTATGAGCAGGGGTACTATACTGCCTACAAATATCTGGCCAAAGAAGACCTCAGCCTAGTAGTGCATGTTGGTGATTACATCTACGAAGGCGGAATCACAGAAGATCGCCCTAGAAAACACAATGGTTCAGAAATTTTTACTTTAGAAGATTACCGCAACCGTCACGCCCTCTATAAAACCGATACTAACCTGCAAGCAGCTCATGCAGCCTTTCCCTGGATTGTCACCTGGGATGACCATGAAGTAGAAAACAACTACGCCAACGACATCTCCCAAGTTGATACTGAACCAGATCAGGATCGGGTAATATTCCTGCAACGGCGGGCTGTTGCTTATCAAGCTTACTACGAACACATGCCACTGCGCCCCTTCTCGCGTCCCGTTGGCCCCGATATGCAACTTTACCGTCGGCTCTCCTTTGGCAACTTAGCCACCTTCCATGTCCTAGATACCCGTCAATATCGCACCGATCAGCCCTGTGATGATGGCACTAAAGAGCGTTGCCCGGAAAATTTAGATCCGAATGCAACGATTACCGGTAAGGCGCAGGAAAATTGGTTATTTGATGGTTTAAATAGTTCACAGTCCAAGTGGAATGTTTTGGCGCAACAGGTTCCGATTGCTCAAAGAGATATGACACCAGGAGAAGGCGGAACTTACAGCATGGATAAATGGGATGGTTATGTGGCTTCGCGCGATCGCCTCATGGCTTTCCTCGGACAGCGCCAGCCCTCTAATCCAGTATCCTTGGCAGGCGATGTGCATTCCCACTGGGCGATGAACCTGAAGGCTAACTTTGATAATCCAAAATCCGCCACAGTTGGTAGTGAATTCGTCTGTTCCTCAATTACCTCCGGCGGAGATGGAGCAGATACTAATCCTACCGTTGAAGCTTACTTACCTGATAACCCACACATTAAGTTCTTCAATAATCAACGGGGATATGTTCGCTGTGCGCTGACTCCCACAACTTGGAAGACAGATTATCTAGTTTTATCAAACGTCACAACCCCATTTGGTACGATTAGTAAGCGGGCTTCATTTGTGGTTGAAGATGGCCGTCCAGAAATACAACAAGCCTAA
- a CDS encoding glutathione S-transferase family protein, with amino-acid sequence MIVVHHLNNSRSQRVLWLLEELGIEYEIKFYERDEKTMLAPTSLREVHPLGKSPVITDGAETVAESGAIIEYIVSRYGSGRLIPPSGTPERLRYTYWLHYAEGSAMPPLVMNLVFNRFGTGDSSVNEGFIAPQIKLHFDYIEDELGKSTWFVGEEFTAADIQMSFPLEIVAIQAELISSRPKIKQFIERIHARPAYERALERGGRYDFANSIQ; translated from the coding sequence ATGATCGTTGTCCATCATCTCAACAACTCGCGATCGCAGCGTGTGCTATGGCTGCTTGAAGAATTAGGTATAGAATACGAGATTAAGTTCTACGAACGCGATGAAAAGACGATGCTGGCACCGACATCGCTACGTGAAGTCCATCCGCTCGGCAAATCACCAGTAATCACAGATGGAGCAGAGACTGTTGCTGAGTCGGGTGCTATTATCGAGTACATAGTGAGTCGCTACGGCAGTGGTCGGCTAATCCCGCCATCCGGTACGCCAGAGCGTCTGCGCTATACGTATTGGCTGCATTACGCTGAAGGCTCTGCAATGCCACCTCTAGTGATGAACCTCGTCTTCAACCGTTTTGGTACAGGAGACAGCAGCGTAAACGAAGGATTTATCGCACCCCAGATCAAGCTTCACTTTGACTACATAGAAGATGAACTTGGTAAAAGTACGTGGTTTGTAGGCGAAGAATTTACTGCGGCCGATATCCAAATGAGCTTTCCTTTGGAAATAGTCGCTATCCAAGCTGAACTCATCTCAAGCCGACCAAAGATTAAGCAATTTATTGAGCGCATACATGCACGGCCTGCTTACGAACGCGCCCTTGAACGTGGAGGCAGATACGACTTCGCCAACAGCATTCAATAA
- the aroA gene encoding 3-phosphoshikimate 1-carboxyvinyltransferase — MDTIAIPALNRPVDATVEIPGSKSLTNRALLVAALAQGDSVLENALFSEDSEYFAKCVEQLGIPITLNPHLAQIQVAGRGGDIPAKQADLFVGLAGTAARFISALVALGNGEYRLDGVPRMRERPMGDLLTVLEAGGATINFEGNSGFMPYTVYSRQFAGGNFRLKANQTSQQLSALLMIAPYAQQDTNIEVEGTLVSQSYVKMTCRLMADFGVEVIQIGDNQFQIKAGQRYQARHYTVEPDASNASYFFAAAAVTGGRVRVKHLTKQSCQGDILWLNVLEQMGCQIKDSDDYTEVTGPKQLQGIDIDMNDISDLVQTLGAIAPFASSPITIRNVEHIRYKETDRIKAVVTELRRLGVKVEEFADRLKIEPGPITPAAIETYHDHRMAMAFAVTGLKVPGIVIKDPGCTAKTFPDYFTRFFQMLEQ; from the coding sequence GTGGATACCATTGCAATTCCTGCTCTAAATCGGCCAGTGGATGCCACGGTAGAAATTCCCGGTTCTAAAAGTCTTACCAATCGGGCATTGCTTGTTGCAGCTTTGGCACAAGGTGACTCCGTTTTAGAAAATGCCTTGTTTAGTGAAGATAGCGAGTATTTTGCCAAATGCGTAGAGCAATTAGGCATTCCCATTACACTGAATCCTCATCTGGCACAAATCCAAGTGGCGGGAAGAGGAGGCGACATCCCAGCTAAACAGGCAGATTTATTTGTCGGTTTGGCAGGCACAGCAGCACGGTTTATCTCGGCGCTGGTGGCATTGGGTAACGGCGAATATCGTCTAGATGGCGTTCCTCGAATGCGAGAACGGCCGATGGGTGACTTGTTAACGGTCCTGGAAGCAGGGGGAGCAACCATTAACTTTGAAGGAAACTCCGGCTTTATGCCCTACACCGTCTATAGTCGGCAATTCGCTGGCGGAAATTTTCGGTTGAAAGCTAACCAAACAAGTCAGCAACTTTCGGCATTGCTGATGATTGCGCCTTATGCTCAACAAGATACGAACATTGAGGTTGAGGGGACATTAGTTTCTCAATCTTACGTCAAAATGACCTGTCGTCTGATGGCGGATTTTGGCGTTGAGGTGATTCAAATCGGCGATAATCAATTTCAGATTAAAGCGGGTCAACGTTACCAAGCTCGACATTACACAGTAGAACCTGATGCGTCAAATGCCTCTTACTTTTTTGCTGCTGCTGCTGTCACGGGTGGACGAGTGCGCGTCAAACATTTGACCAAACAATCTTGTCAGGGTGATATTCTGTGGCTGAACGTTTTAGAACAGATGGGTTGCCAAATTAAAGATTCGGATGATTACACCGAAGTGACGGGGCCGAAGCAATTGCAAGGCATCGACATTGATATGAATGATATATCAGATTTGGTGCAAACATTAGGAGCGATCGCGCCCTTTGCCAGTTCACCGATTACTATTCGTAACGTGGAACATATTCGATATAAGGAAACCGACCGGATTAAAGCTGTGGTTACAGAGTTACGTAGGCTAGGAGTCAAGGTTGAAGAATTTGCAGATAGACTAAAAATTGAGCCTGGCCCCATTACCCCTGCGGCGATTGAAACCTATCACGATCATCGAATGGCGATGGCTTTTGCTGTCACTGGCTTGAAGGTTCCAGGGATTGTAATTAAAGATCCTGGCTGTACAGCGAAAACATTTCCAGATTACTTTACCCGATTCTTCCAAATGTTAGAACAATAA